The window gcgtgacaaaactgcacattttaaagtggccttttactacccccagcacaaggtgcacatgtgtaatgatcatgctgtgtaatcagcatcttgatatgccacacctgtcaggtggatggattcggttggcaaaggagaaatgctcactaacagggatgtaaacacatttgtgcacaaaatttgagagaaataaactttttgtgcatatggaacatttctgggatcttttattccagctcatgaaacatgggaccaacgcttcacatgttgcgtttctatttttgttcagtatagttaatatacagggttggggagtaacagatCAAAAAAACTGATTACAAAAAAATTCAACTTGTAATCcgttaccagctaaaatattgtaatcagattagatacttaaaaaaataaaaaaaatgattacTTATAGGATTACTTTTAGAGGTAATctgcagtagaaacaataaaGTGGCTTTTCAACCCCTGGTTCAGTAGAAATctgagagatggggctggagaaatgtaatcaccGTTAAATTCATAGATAAGAGTTATGATGCAAGaattgaccatccatgatatcaacgttatagttttaaccatgttttgaggctatatagtgtttgcttacattttctttttttaaattttatttattcatttaacctttatataactaggcaagttagttaagatcAAATTttcatttacaatgacagcctactggggaacaatgccttattcaggggcagaatgacagatttttaccttgtcagctcggggattcgatcctgcaacatttcggttactggcccaacactctaaccactaagctacctgccgccccagaagctagctagctagttcttctttacaaacattggagtaaaacaagcttatatttggggttctggtGGGGTAAGACGGTTGTAACTAAGCTCATGAATCATTTATAAGttacattcttcaagaatcaatgggtatatatatcattcatttataaattccaaaatggatgtagcaaatgCTGAGGGCCTCTTTATGATCAAAAATTATGTTTGCGAAAAAATTCTttatgacacctttctgttttcaaAATTACATTCGAAAAACACACTGAAAAAAGGTGCAAGTTTATTTTTGTTCTgcgtctgaccacaagtcagagaccctATGACACACTAAATGTATTTGCTGGAttgtgggaaaagagcaggaagaGGCTTTTGTAGGTTACAGCAGGGGTGCAATTTTCACTGGGGACATGACCACAGAGAGTGCAAACAGAGGCagctgttgtctgtgtgtgttttgctttttCTCTGcgttgtaaaagcaagcagagcagaaactggctactctttaTTTGACTGATGTAGATGGCAAGGTAACTGACTTAACATAAATAATCCCAGTGCTGAGTTAGTAGTGTAAatgacatgtaacgttagctagtgttTCATCCCCTCTCGACTGAACTTCTGTCTGAAGTGaattaactaactagctagctagctagtagcttcCACAGCCAGGTCAGCTCTAGCCTCTAGCTATCTGTCAGGTAGCAATGTCTAACAGGTGTTGTGTGTATGGAGgtgctttcttgaataagttcctccatttatttttgtttttattgCTTACTTTTTCTGAGCCTCTATggcagtttttattgctatctatctgtactgttagtctttccatttcctttgttaatatgaactcctttgacctaaattgcttttgttttagagAGGAGTACCGAAGTCCATGGTTAAAAgagtcccatacaataaggggatctgctgtacctatgtaatgtcagaaaaagtcagttataaattatttaatcctagttaaaaacaagttatcatccaataggctttgattaaatgtcCAATATCCTCACCCATGTGGAAATTCTGCAAGAGTAATATATTTGCCAATTATTTGATGGTCCGACTGCATTCTgccccctatcaacactttttaaactttttatGCCGGAGAGAATGACataagtagtcaagacgacaagCTTTCACGaggtcaggatatttaagcctccatatatccactagttccaaTATATCTATATTTGTGATATATAAGTgcatgagggtgatagtttgtagtgtgatttccttcactggccatagaggtatttaaaacTGTATTATAATATAGACTTGTATTGCTTGTAGGGTTAATATATTATTATACATATTTTCAAAGAAacgtggatcatcattatttggaccgtataggttaattaGTCATATCTGTTTATGACCTAATAACATGTTAAAAATCACCCAACTACCTTCAGGATcagtttggacaatttgcacattcggATCAAAAAATTACAGTTACTtaatatcatcaccccttttgaattacTTTgtccatgggagaaatatattccGCCTCCCCATTCCTTTTTCAACACAACGTCATCTTAATTTCCAATAATTAACAAATAATATGCATAATAATGCAGGCAGTTCGTGCAGAGGGTTGTTAACTATAACCAAGATTACCATTACAAAAATGACATTTTtggcaagcaattattattttagcaaacaattattgtgattcatcctatattgtccctaacatcattACCCTCTAGCAACAgatgtgggacacacacacactcaacccctttccCCCACAAACAACCATAAGCTCAGATGCTCAAAAGTGGTTCCATCCCTGAGCCCAAAGACTTGATTTACAATGgcatatacagttgcagctgtTTGAGAAGGCATGCAAAATTGACACAAAAATGGGGATATTTGATTAACCATTGTCAAGTCCTAGGTGATGGAGAGCAGATCACCCCtttcccctgaaacacacacacgctagtCCCCTGTTGTGACCATTTTCCCAAGCATCTCTGTACAGTCAGACCTTTGATTATTTGGTGCCACCAGGGCCAAAATTATACGAAGGTGTTTTATGTAcgggggagttttgttaagagccctGACGCTCAATCTGAATATTAACATGCGTTTCTTGCAGTGCGGTTTTGGAACCATAAGGACCTTATCAACAAAAAATAATtttcaaaaaacaaaaggttaaatTGATGCACACCTTGATGGGATCGGCCATATCGccatgttacagcgcttgtttacggAAGACAAGAGACAagcacctgtgctaattagctatctagcatgctctgaacacctgtgtgtaagcaTCTTGTTTATTTGAAGGATTCTTTCTCTCTAATGAAAGATGCTTATTtctaaaaccctcttaggcctcactcccccctatctgagatatctactgcagccctcatcctccacatacaacacccgttctgccagtcacattctgttaaaggtccccaaagcacacacatccctgggtcgctcgtcttttcagttcgctgcagccagcgactggaacgagctgcaacaaacactcaaagatGGACAGTTTTACctaaatctcttcattcaaagactcaatcatggacactcttactgacagttgtggctgctttgcgtgatgtattgttgtctctaccttttttccctttgtgctgttgtctctgcccaataatgtttgtaccatgtgttgtgttgctaccatgctgtgttgtcatcttaggtctctttttatgtagtgttgtttctcttgtcttgatgtgttttttgtcctatatttaaatacttttatttttaatcccagccccccaTTATCACTACTGTATCATACAAGGCCAAGAATTCAAACAAGTTTTTATACTAGCTATTTCATACTGGCATCTCAAATGTATCAATCCTGACTGAACATGGATTTATTTAAACAGCTTGTTAGCAAGCAATTAGCCTAATAGTCGATTAAAGAAGCCTAACGTTGCTCCTTAGTCCAAGGACCTtccttacatgttctgtttaaaTGGCGAATTTGCTGTAgaagccaaaacagccaaatactatATCTAAACGTGAATTGATGCTCAATTGCTGTACGGTTCTAGAAACATTAATCCCTCTACTTTCATTTGACATCAAAATAACTTAACAAATGAAAAatacacacttactgtacactgttttaaccGGTTGTAACATAATTGCAgccaacagtatttttcagtgacaagaCGTTTGTGGCATGTCTTctgtttacacacaggtgttcggagacACAGATAGTCAATTAGCACAGGTCGTTTTACTCTGTCTTCTGTCGGTTTTCCTTAATGGTAACATGGAAACATGGCTGTGTGGGACCTAACCCTAAAACggtgtgtatcaatttaaccataggcggaaatcccaggggggacgggggggacacgacccccccatcctgggaaaaatatgacttgtcccccccaatatatcactgtaaacataactatgtaatttcaataatattaataatacgcaatgaaagcacttgtgctgattatagacacttaatagcgcgtttttaagtttcacaagattgcgaccccccccgtcCTTTGCCTCacgatggtttgatccactgccagttctttagcttgcaaggtaatagagggttcgtatctactgtccgaaaggcacatgtacgtaactgacgtgaggtaattcAGTCAATTGCGCcatagcaatgtatatatttttctaatgttgcagggttcacacactagctgaatttgcagagctaacgcgcaaactaaagcaaacattaactatcaagctagctagtacctattccatttatgtggcgtcgtcaaagatggaatatttgctatcgtcagtttattccaagattagcatgcagctgtagtgcttcaaagtccctgtgataaggttagcgataaactgaagtccaaactgaacagaactacactctcttataccattgtcttaaatatatttaatggtctcgttgcaaaagctaaattgtcgctagtgattttttattttttttcacctttatttaaccaggtagcaaagattatagcaaacaccacagaaacggaattggtgatcgctagctttgcaaattcagctattgttggaagctagccaatatgaaacaaactatgttaaaattacaaaaggttgcagcatgtgttgtgtaaatgtgtgtgtgtgcagctagaccggccagccagccagtcaggtagaaaaatgtcagaaaaaagtaaaaagacggacatcagaatatttttcagtacaccaaaacgcaaattaagaactctagtagcctattatctcaaagacgagttgataaaatgttcataagaaagaagtgaaatgctaatggtattgtttcacaatgatgtcattaggcagagcaggcaacagatggcacacagacagctgagttggggacagatatgcagggacagactggcagagacagggagtctcaggtaagtttgttgagtctttgtttggcaacattatgaaaggttctcaatttttttgatttgtaaaatagggacataattggaaaatgccatggataccccactctcaacttaaactggtgactaaactaagatttgttaaaggcaatggtattgctgttgtgattaattgtgtagttttgggtaccggtagttaggagtacagcaaacaccttatttcttttctaggagtcagactgtgagtcagtgagggtggtgaaagggaaagagccaaggagagagacttcagaggacagtgtcacagccacggcaggaccaggtgtcacccttgttgccagcagcaccagtataggggacagtggcacagcatcgtccagttacctcagtgatggcacaaaaccatatcagccacacccacaatttatagaaccgcaaactcttgccaacagagtgttgacgtttcaagagagatggtttcgcgatttcccctggctacattataatccatcaataaaaggagtgttgtgttttcactgtagccaagggttttcaagccagccatcttttggccaaagagcagatgctcccttcattagtgcaggatttaggaactggagaaaagccattgaaaaattcacagcacatcaaaactgccaaacccaccgccactttgtaactgtaacagcacaccagctaaatccaatcagtgtccagttatccagcgcgtggggtaaacagcaggaggacgcaaggcattgcttgatgaaaattgttagttcggtgcggcatgtagtaagacagggacaagcctttagaggccacacggatgacagtgggaatttataccagcttttgaaactcagggcagaagaggatgatgccattttactgaagtggttaacagagcgtaccacaatgtacacaggccgcaaagcacagaatgaaattctgaacatcatggccaatacagtcattcgaggcattgcagctgagattaggtctcttccgattgtacaattttcattaattgttgatggtactcaagatgtctctggtgctgaacaggagagtgtctgtctgcgttatgttgaccatgaccttgtccctcacgaggactcgcctgttgtctccgacaccctgtctctggtatgcaggctgcagtcgagtgtgtgcggtcatcttttaggggcaagagaaatgacgaaagctaccttgcactgtatgagaaagcaacaactttgattgactctattgaatccattgaatccattgagacgcactcaagacgatttgctggcaaagcagtggatcactatagggcagaatttttttaagtgttggatggtgtggaggttcagtttggcgaccgttttgaccaggacagtctaaacgtcctgcaaaagttggaaagagcgcttctcacgggcgagttggatgagtctctagatcagtaccctgagctgaacatagattctctttcagtgcagatccctctctttcacaacaaatacccctgtagcagcagttgagaggcagcagaggtcctcaggaggcttccagtggaggtgcgggggttgtttgaccaagttgaggtgctgatcagaattttgtttgtggtgccagtgtgttcatgtgaggctgagaggagtttcagtgcactccgcaggttaaagacttggctacgggccagcatgggccaagagagactgaacggcgtagttgtctgtaatgtacataaagacaggctggacagtctcaagagggaaaatatctgccagcaatttgttggatccattgaaacccgcaaacatatgtttggttcttttgttcagtagtgtgtatagcagtggttctcaaccttttttgggtactggaacccctgcatattttgaggcaaggcaggcaaggttttgagcggccctcagggacctccaccccctctatattatatgtaaacttactggaaaccttgtggtactgaatacgttcattacactttattttatttcacggacaccttgcaattagtccatggatccctgtttgagaacccctggtgtaattgatatttgttattttgtttagtagttttcagtttttagtacatgacagtacacttacaaattattattattatttcatgttattttatttaaaattgcatactttgtgtgacataccaccctgcataccactgctggctttcttctgaagctaagcagggttggtcctggtcagtccctggatgggagaccagatgctgctggaagtggtgttggagggccagtaggaggcactctttcctctggtctaaaaaaataaataaaatcccaatgccccagggcagtgattggggacactgccctgtgtagggtgccgtctttcggatgggacgttaaacgggtgtcctgactctgaggtcattaaagatcccatggcacttatcgaaagagtaggggtgttaaccccggtgtcctggctaaattcccaatctggccctcaaaccatcatggtcacctaataatccccagtttacaattggctcattcatccccctcctctcccctgtaactattccccaggtcgttgctgcaaatgagaacgtgttctcagtcaacttacctggtaaaataacggtaaaataaaaaaataaaaaaaaatacttgtccatagctgctgtttgaagagttgagacactgactgaaggatattttgtttgatttatttgggtttttcattgaagtagttattttgcttttagaactgtacttattttaagctttttgttcttgtaaagatattgtagtagactcaggccaggtgcacatatttaatgactttataaatgtatcacaaagtcaaattaaaaggtcaattcaatacggagaccaactttgtgaatgttctcaatggagattctttacgatgagatcacaccatgttcattgtatttatgaaaactacacccatacagtgtacagtaccattgccgcttactggcctttcttgatattgctggttgtaagtacgaatacctgtatacatactggactgataaggaacactgctataactattattagtagtagtattataatgatttaaacaagttgggacaacccttcagttaactactgtacctaacaattatccagtagtagtgattatggtccctcaatatacatttaacatattacaacgtaggctatgtgttacagcactacttttgttgtccccctcaggaattgctcctgagaaaatttaatgtaattgtcccctccaaggttgatatcagattttcgcccctgaatttaaccttttgtttttagaaaaaaatgtcttgccgatatgaaagataaggtccttatgcttccaaaaccaTACCGCAAACGATGCGTGTTAATGTTTgcgtgttaatgttcagaccgagCGTCGCGGCTCTTAACAAAAATCCTCCCTTACAATTGACGCCTTCGTCCAATGTCAATGACTCTTATGTGCAATGTAATGGCACTGAGAGTTATGATTATAATTAGACCCGCACGGAATCCGCGCACGCAGAATTCCTTACGAAAATCTGCCGAATTTGAAATAGAATGCATATCTATTTCATAGATATCTATAGCTAAAAATAAGCTGCCAGCTgatataaaagttaaataaaattgACTTGTTTAATTTAAATATCCTCTATTTTCATTGATGTATTTCTATAATCAAAAAGTGTAGCCCTTCCcctgtgtgagtgagaggtgcagACAGCTACGggaatgaatgacagctgtctgatGAGAGAACCAACAAAAAATGCCCAGATTTACAGCAGAAGAGCTGAGAAGTAAACActtggcgaccagaataacagccaGGGCGTTTCCAGCTGAACTGTATGAGGATGGAGGAGTACTTTTCTGCAAAGTCTGTCAGCATTCAATCGCCATCAAACTGTGGTGGAGCACCTGAGGTCACTCCGAAACAAAAATAGGAGGGCTAATTCCGTGGACCAGGTAAACATTCTGatgctttagctagctacattatatAATAGGTTTGTTCTAGTTAGCTAATATCGGTTCTTGACAGTTACATTTTTGTCCATCTACATAGTGGCAAGTTAGCCTGGCAAGCTTCCCCATGTTGTCACTCCAGCTCCACCGTTTCAtttaggctagctagctaacattacttcAGCTAACAAGTTAGCCAAAGTGATGTGATGGAGCTATCAAGTTAGGAATCACAAAAACAGCAAgtaaataacaaaaaaatgtcTTAAAATATGTTAACTATCattgtttgaaaatgtatttgtgTGAGAGACATACTGTCAGGTTTATGGGCTGTGTTAGTGTCGTTTCAGGAGAGTGTGTGCTTAGATTCAAAGCATGAGATCGACTATAGGCCTGCTATTGAACTCAACCTGAGAAATCTTAATTTACTAAATGTAACCATTGTTCTTTATTTTCAAAAAATGTTTCAGTCCAAACAAGAACACGTGTCTGGCAAAGACCCCTCCACAGCTGAGAGGAGTTCAATCAAAGCAGATATATAGTTCTCGAAAAGGGGCCCAAGTTCTCCACATTTCTGAAGAAACACTGCAAGCAGGGAGGGTTTATCCCAGCACCATCCCATCTGCGAGAAGGGGACTTGCGAGAGCTCTATCCACAATTTGAGCAGGACATCATGCTGTAGAGGGAAAAGATCTTTACTGTATGTCATCCTTGATGAGACGACCGATACCTTTGGAAGATGTGTGCACTTGCCATTCTACTTAAGCCAGTGGTTGAATGACCTGTTGTAGCAGAACTGGCTTTCTTGGATAAAGTCAAATTTACCACGGTGTCCCAAGCTTTCCTGTATCAATAATATGGGGGTTGACTTTAACAATGTGTGGGCTTTTGTAAGCGACTCAGCTAGCTACATGAAGAAGGCTTTCACCAGCATCTTGAAGGGCCTCTTCCCCAACTCTGGACACGTCACCTGCTTTTCCCATCTCCTGAGCCTGAGCCTGGTGCTGGAGGTTTTTCCAGAGGTGTTTCAGGACGTGAACAGGCTGTGTGCTTTGGTGAAAAAGGTGTTAGGCACCCCAGCGTCGTCTGGAGCAGAGATCA is drawn from Salvelinus fontinalis isolate EN_2023a chromosome 4, ASM2944872v1, whole genome shotgun sequence and contains these coding sequences:
- the LOC129853970 gene encoding zinc finger MYM-type protein 1-like — its product is MQGQTGRDRESQESDCESVRVVKGKEPRRETSEDSVTATAGPGVTLVASSTSIGDSGTASSSYLSDGTKPYQPHPQFIEPQTLANRVLTFQERWFRDFPWLHYNPSIKGVLCFHCSQGFSSQPSFGQRADAPFISAGFRNWRKAIEKFTAHQNCQTHRHFVTVTAHQLNPISVQLSSAWGKQQEDARHCLMKIVSSVRHVVRQGQAFRGHTDDSGNLYQLLKLRAEEDDAILLKWLTERTTMYTGRKAQNEILNIMANTVIRGIAAEIRSLPIVQFSLIVDGTQDVSGAEQESVCLRYVDHDLVPHEDSPVVSDTLSLVCRLQSSVCGHLLGAREMTKATLHCMRKQQL